Proteins encoded together in one Macadamia integrifolia cultivar HAES 741 unplaced genomic scaffold, SCU_Mint_v3 scaffold621, whole genome shotgun sequence window:
- the LOC122069454 gene encoding EIN3-binding F-box protein 1-like: protein MPALVNYSGDEDFYPGSVFSNLMDSSLMLSLGPHVDVYCPPRKRSRISAPFVFSGDKFEQKKRPSIDVLPEECLFEIFRRLPGGQERSACASVSKRWLTLLSSMRSTEICGSRNTESLNPDGGLVSSNADESTNINEESPLTVSIENETDLESDGHLTRCLEGKKATDIRLAAIAVGTSSRGGLGKLLIRGSNSTRGVTNFGLSAIGRGCPSLRVLSLWNVSSISDEGISEIANGCHMLEKVDLCQCPQISDKGLLAIAENCPNLTALTIESCPNIGNGGLQALAKRCSNLQSISIKDCPRVGDQGVASLLSSASYVMTKVKLQGLSITDVSLAVLGHYGKAITDVVLTGLQNVSERGFWVMGNTQGLQKLKSITITSCRGVTDLSLEAIGKGCPNLKQLCLRKCSFLSDNGLVAFAKTSVSLESLQLEECNRITQCGVIGALSNCGAKLKALSLVKCMAIKDMVLALPMLSACNSLGSLTIRNCPGFGSSSLAMVGKLCPQLQHIDLSGLCGITDAGLLPLVESCEAGLVKLNVGGCMNLTDAVVKAIARLHGGTLQLLNLDGCRKITDVSLVAIAEDCSLLHDLDVSKSGITDLGISALSCAKQLDLQILSLSGCYNVTDKSIPLLGKLGQTLVGLNLQQCKSISSRSIELLVEHLWRCDILS from the exons ATGCCTGCTCTCGTTAACTATAGTG GAGATGAGGATTTCTACCCTGGGTCGGTATTCTCGAATCTCATGGATTCGAGCCTTATGCTCTCTCTTGGTCCTCATGTGGATGTGTACTGTCCTCCTAGAAAGAGATCACGCATCAGTGCACCTTTTGTCTTCAGCGGAGATAAGTTTGAGCAGAAGAAGCGTCCCTCTATTGATGTTCTTCCAGAGGAGTGCCTCTTTGAGATCTTCAGAAGACTACCTGGAGGCCAGGAGAGGAGTGCCTGTGCTAGTGTCTCAAAGCGATGGCTCACACTTCTGAGTAGTATGCGTAGCACTGAAATCTGTGGCAGCAGAAACACTGAATCCTTGAATCCTGATGGAGGATTGGTTTCAAGTAACGCGGATGAGTCTACAAATATCAACGAGGAGAGCCCACTTACGGTTTCCATTGAAAATGAGACGGATCTTGAGAGTGATGGACACCTTACCAGGTGCTTGGAAGGGAAAAAGGCTACGGATATCAGACTTGCTGCCATTGCTGTTGGAACTAGCAGTCGTGGGGGGCTGGGTAAGCTTTTGATCCGAGGAAGCAACAGTACTCGCGGGGTTACCAATTTTGGTCTTTCAGCAATCGGACGTGGTTGCCCTTCCCTTAGGGTTCTCTCTCTTTGGAATGTGTCTTCAATCAGTGATGAAGGGATTTCAGAGATTGCAAATGGGTGCCATATGTTGGAGAAGGTGGATCTCTGCCAGTGTCCTCAAATATCTGACAAAGGCTTGCTTGCAATTGCAGAGAATTGCCCAAATTTGACTGCTCTTACGATTGAATCTTGCCCAAATATTGGGAATGGGGGTCTGCAAGCACTCGCCAAACGTTGCTCCAACCTACAGTCAATTTCAATCAAAGATTGTCCTCGTGTCGGTGATCAAGGAGTTGCAAGTCTCTTATCTTCCGCCTCTTATGTCATGACTAAGGTGAAGCTGCAAGGTTTGAGCATAACCGATGTCTCTCTTGCTGTTTTAGGCCACTATGGTAAGGCCATTACGGATGTAGTCCTTACTGGTCTCCAGAACGTGAGTGAGAGGGGCTTTTGGGTCATGGGTAATACTCAGGGTCTGCAGAAGCTCAAGTCCATAACAATTACTTCTTGTCGAGGAGTAACAGATCTTAGTCTTGAAGCTATTGGAAAGGGTTGCCCTAACTTGAAGCAGTTGTGCCTTCGCAAGTGTTCTTTCCTGTCTGACAATGGACTGGTAGCTTTTGCCAAAACATCGGTTTCTCTTGAGAGCCTGCAATTGGAGGAGTGCAACCGGATCACTCAGTGTGGGGTTATTGGTGCTCTCTCAAACTGTGGAGCAAAGTTGAAGGCCCTCAGCTTGGTGAAATGCATGGCAATTAAGGATATGGTTTTGGCATTGCCAATGCTCTCTGCTTGCAATTCGTTGGGGTCCTTGACTATTCGTAACTGCCCAGGATTTGGTAGCTCGAGCTTGGCCATGGTGGGTAAGTTGTGCCCACAGCTTCAACACATTGACCTTAGTGGGCTCTGTGGAATAACTGATGCAGGGCTTCTCCCACTCGTTGAGAGCTGTGAAGCAGGTCTTGTGAAACTTAATGTCGGTGGTTGCATGAATTTGACAGATGCTGTGGTTAAAGCCATTGCCAGGCTTCATGGTGGGACTCTCCAATTGCTAAATCTTGATGGTTGCAGAAAGATCACTGATGTGAGCTTAGTGGCAATCGCAGAGGACTGCTCATTGCTCCATGATCTTGACGTCTCCAAGTCTGGGATCACGGACTTGGGCATTTCTGCTTTGTCTTGTGCAAAGCAGCTTGACTTGCAAATACTTTCTTTGTCAGGCTGCTATAATGTGACAGACAAGAGCATTCCCCTACTGGGAAAACTGGGTCAGACTCTTGTTGGGTTAAATCTCCAGCAATGCAAGTCAATCAGCAGCAGATCCATCGAGCTACTTGTGGAGCATCTGTGGAGGTGTGACATCCTTTCCTAA